A genomic region of Macaca thibetana thibetana isolate TM-01 chromosome 14, ASM2454274v1, whole genome shotgun sequence contains the following coding sequences:
- the MTCH2 gene encoding mitochondrial carrier homolog 2 isoform X3, giving the protein MIARSAATLITHPFHVITLRSMVQFIGRESKYCGLCDSIVTIYREEGILGFFAGLVPRLLGDILSLWLCNSLAYLVNTYALDSGVSTMNEMKSYSQAVTGFFASMLTYPFVLVSNLMAVNNCGLAGGCPPYSPIYTSWIDCWCMLQKEGNMSRGNSLFFRKVPFGKTYCCDLKMLI; this is encoded by the exons ATGATCGCTCGTTCTGCTGCTACCCTCATCACACATCCCTTCCATG TGATCACTCTGAGATCTATGGTACAGTTCATTGGCAGAGAATCCAAGTACTG TGGACTTTGTGATTCCATAGTAACCATCTATCGGGAAGAGGGCATTCTAGGATTTTTCGC GGGTCTTGTTCCTCGCCTTCTAGGTGACATCCTTTCTTTGTGGCTGTGTAACTCACTGGCCTACCTCGTCAATACCTATGCACTGGACAGTGGG GTTTCTAccatgaatgaaatgaagagttATTCTCAAGCTGTCACAGGA ttttttgCGAGTATGTTGACCTATCCCTTTGTGCTTGTCTCCAATCTTATGGCTGTCAACAACTGTGG tcttGCTGGTGGATGCCCTCCTTACTCCCCAATATATACGTCTTGGATAGATTGTTGGTGCATGCTACAAAaagag ggGAATATGAGCCGAGGAAATAGCTTGTTTTTCCGGAAGGTCCCCTTTGGGAAGACTTATTGTTGTGACCTGAAAATGTTAATTTGA